The following coding sequences are from one Streptomyces dengpaensis window:
- a CDS encoding DUF5998 family protein, whose product MAKTSTTTQGLRAAIERSGYYPALVAEAVEAAIGGEAIRSYLVHQETTFDANEVRRHVTVLVLTGNRFIVSHTDEQAADTTSPTPYATTSTESVKLGRISSVVVSRVVANPEEYTPGTLPREVVLTIGWGAVSRIDLEPAACGDPNCEADHGYTGSSTADDLSLRVSEAGDGPETVRQALAFAQSLSEATADITR is encoded by the coding sequence ATGGCCAAGACCAGTACGACGACCCAGGGGCTGCGAGCGGCGATCGAGCGCAGCGGCTACTACCCGGCCCTCGTGGCCGAGGCGGTGGAGGCCGCGATCGGCGGCGAGGCCATCCGGTCGTACCTGGTCCACCAGGAGACGACGTTCGACGCGAACGAGGTGCGCCGGCACGTCACCGTGCTCGTCCTCACGGGCAACCGCTTCATCGTGAGCCACACCGACGAGCAGGCCGCGGACACCACGTCGCCGACCCCGTACGCCACGACGTCCACCGAGTCGGTGAAGCTCGGCCGGATCTCGTCGGTCGTCGTCAGCCGCGTCGTCGCCAATCCGGAGGAGTACACGCCGGGCACGCTGCCCCGCGAGGTCGTCCTGACCATCGGCTGGGGCGCGGTCTCCCGCATCGACCTGGAGCCCGCCGCCTGCGGCGACCCCAACTGCGAGGCGGACCACGGCTACACGGGCAGTTCGACGGCGGACGACCTCAGCCTGCGCGTCAGCGAGGCCGGGGACGGGCCGGAGACGGTCCGCCAGGCCCTCGCCTTCGCGCAGTCCCTCTCCGAGGCGACCGCGGACATCACGCGCTGA
- a CDS encoding alkaline phosphatase family protein, with translation MSHPSSPAAHDGGRFAPAPPASTWDHPEPLAVGSAPVPEYGAGSLADLLPTLAAGMAVPGMTAAIPELTEADRNCVFLIDGLGWEQLKAHPDEAPFMTSLLASSRGGTGRPITAGYPATTATSLASVGTGLPPGAHGLPGYTARNPQTGELMNQLRWNPWTEPRAWQPYPTVFQLADAAGVHTAQVSSPAFQNTPLTKIALSGGTFHGRLSGEERMDLAAEQLAAADRSLVYTYYAEVDGKGHRFGVDSDPWRGQLMYVDRLVQRLAEQLPPRSALYVTADHGMIDIPFDEQHRIDFDEDWELRAGVALFGGEGRARHAYAVPGAEADVLTCWREVLGEQFWVASRDEAIAAGWFGPHVDERVYARIGDVVAAARDDVLIIASEREPKESAMVGNHGSMTPAEQLVPLLQVRS, from the coding sequence ATGTCTCACCCGTCCTCCCCCGCCGCCCATGATGGAGGGCGCTTCGCCCCCGCCCCGCCCGCTTCCACCTGGGACCACCCGGAACCGCTCGCCGTCGGCTCCGCACCCGTCCCCGAATACGGCGCCGGGTCGCTGGCCGACCTGCTGCCCACGCTCGCCGCAGGCATGGCCGTACCCGGCATGACCGCCGCGATCCCGGAACTGACCGAGGCCGACCGGAACTGCGTCTTCCTGATCGATGGTCTCGGCTGGGAGCAGCTGAAGGCGCACCCCGACGAGGCCCCGTTCATGACGTCACTCCTGGCGTCCTCGCGCGGCGGCACCGGCCGCCCGATCACCGCGGGCTACCCCGCGACCACCGCGACCTCCCTCGCCTCCGTCGGCACCGGCCTCCCGCCCGGTGCGCACGGCCTGCCCGGCTACACCGCGCGCAACCCCCAGACCGGCGAGCTGATGAACCAGCTCCGCTGGAACCCATGGACGGAACCGCGCGCCTGGCAGCCCTACCCCACGGTCTTCCAGCTGGCCGACGCGGCGGGCGTGCACACCGCCCAGGTCTCGTCGCCCGCCTTCCAGAACACGCCCCTGACAAAGATCGCGCTCAGCGGCGGGACGTTCCACGGGCGGCTGTCCGGCGAGGAGCGCATGGACCTCGCGGCCGAGCAACTGGCCGCCGCTGACCGCTCGTTGGTCTACACGTACTACGCCGAGGTGGACGGCAAGGGCCACCGCTTCGGCGTCGACTCGGACCCCTGGCGCGGCCAGCTCATGTACGTCGACCGCCTCGTCCAGCGCCTCGCGGAGCAACTGCCGCCGCGCAGCGCCCTGTACGTGACCGCCGACCACGGCATGATCGACATCCCCTTCGACGAACAGCACCGTATCGACTTCGACGAGGACTGGGAGCTGCGCGCAGGCGTCGCCCTGTTCGGCGGCGAGGGCCGCGCCCGGCACGCCTACGCGGTGCCGGGCGCCGAGGCGGACGTCCTGACCTGCTGGCGCGAGGTGCTGGGCGAGCAGTTCTGGGTGGCCTCGCGGGACGAGGCGATCGCGGCGGGCTGGTTCGGCCCGCACGTCGACGAGCGGGTGTACGCCCGGATCGGCGACGTCGTCGCGGCGGCCCGCGACGACGTCCTGATCATCGCGTCGGAGCGGGAGCCGAAGGAGTCGGCGATGGTCGGCAACCACGGCTCGATGACCCCCGCCGAGCAGCTCGTGCCCCTCCTGCAAGTACGTTCCTGA
- a CDS encoding thymidine kinase, with protein sequence MPELVFFSGTMDCGKSTLALQIAHNRSARGLQGVIFTRDDRAGEGKLSSRLGLVTEAVEAAPGMDLYGYLVEQMSHGARVDYAIVDEAQFLAPGQIDQLARVVDDLEMDVFAFGITTDFRTKLFPGSQRMIELADRIETLQVEAMCWCGARATHNARTVGGAMVVEGDQVVVGDVDRPADEVGYEVLCRRHHRKRMTSAAARAAALSPDVLPVTPA encoded by the coding sequence ATGCCCGAGCTGGTGTTCTTCTCCGGAACGATGGACTGCGGGAAGTCGACTTTGGCGCTTCAAATTGCGCACAACCGTTCGGCGCGCGGCTTGCAGGGTGTGATCTTCACGCGTGATGACCGTGCGGGTGAGGGGAAGCTGTCGTCGCGTCTGGGGTTGGTGACGGAGGCGGTCGAGGCTGCTCCGGGTATGGATCTGTACGGGTATCTGGTGGAGCAGATGTCGCACGGCGCGCGGGTCGATTACGCGATCGTGGATGAGGCGCAGTTCCTCGCACCCGGGCAGATCGACCAGCTGGCGCGTGTCGTGGATGACCTGGAGATGGACGTCTTCGCGTTCGGCATCACCACGGACTTCCGGACCAAGCTGTTCCCCGGTTCGCAGCGGATGATCGAGCTGGCGGACCGTATAGAGACGTTGCAGGTCGAGGCGATGTGTTGGTGCGGCGCCCGGGCAACGCACAACGCCCGCACGGTGGGCGGGGCGATGGTGGTCGAGGGCGACCAGGTTGTGGTGGGGGATGTTGACAGGCCGGCCGATGAGGTCGGCTATGAGGTGCTGTGCCGACGCCATCACCGCAAGCGGATGACGAGCGCGGCGGCCCGGGCAGCGGCGCTGTCGCCCGACGTATTGCCAGTCACCCCCGCCTGA
- a CDS encoding ATP-binding protein, with translation MEFQGRAGDLELLAEQYRTVAEGVGATRGRAVIMTGRRRVGKSRLVQEFCDRSGAPYVVFQATRGRNPVTERADFAATLAQSPLPGVELVAGLQAQDWNQALRSLALAVPDDSLSIAVIDEVPWLVEQDQEFEGALQTVWDRHLSSKPVLLLLVGSDTSVMEALQSYGRPFFGRAAKMTVRPLNLADVQAMTELDAAGAVDAQLITGGFPEIVQSWRPGMGRTAFLQASVANPLSPLLVAGELSLLGEFPEASHSRAVLEAVGSGERTFSAIAAQAGGASALPSGTLSPLLAMLQAKRVLAADLPLSVKPDSKNKRYRIADPYLRFWLAFLARAIPLIERGRGDLALERIERSWTTWRGRAVEPLIRESLLRLMPNDEWPETEAIGGWWNRQNNPEIDLIGADREPVARQVHFVGSVKWLETQPFGRHEYDALVRDMLAVPGTAPDTPLVAVSRCGVVDDLPLTAHWGPEDLVRAWQPR, from the coding sequence GTGGAGTTCCAAGGTCGGGCCGGAGATCTTGAACTGCTGGCCGAGCAGTACCGGACGGTGGCAGAGGGTGTTGGAGCCACTCGAGGGCGGGCTGTGATCATGACGGGCCGGCGCCGAGTGGGGAAGTCGCGACTGGTCCAGGAGTTCTGCGACCGCTCGGGAGCGCCGTACGTGGTGTTCCAGGCCACCCGGGGGCGTAACCCTGTGACGGAGCGCGCCGACTTTGCCGCGACCCTCGCGCAGTCCCCACTGCCGGGGGTGGAGCTGGTCGCCGGCCTCCAGGCGCAGGACTGGAACCAGGCCCTGCGCTCGCTGGCGCTCGCGGTACCCGATGACTCACTCAGCATCGCGGTGATTGACGAGGTGCCCTGGCTGGTCGAGCAGGATCAGGAATTCGAGGGCGCACTCCAAACTGTCTGGGACCGTCACCTCTCTTCCAAGCCCGTGCTTCTGCTGCTGGTTGGCAGCGATACATCGGTGATGGAGGCACTGCAGTCGTACGGGCGCCCGTTCTTCGGCCGGGCGGCGAAAATGACCGTCCGTCCCCTGAACCTGGCCGACGTGCAGGCCATGACCGAGCTCGACGCCGCAGGGGCCGTCGACGCCCAGTTGATCACTGGAGGATTCCCCGAGATCGTGCAGTCATGGCGGCCGGGAATGGGGCGTACGGCGTTCTTGCAGGCTTCGGTCGCCAATCCTCTCTCGCCCCTGCTGGTGGCTGGCGAGCTGTCCCTGCTGGGCGAATTTCCTGAGGCTTCGCACTCACGGGCTGTACTGGAAGCGGTTGGCAGCGGTGAGCGCACGTTCAGCGCGATCGCAGCCCAGGCCGGCGGCGCCAGCGCGCTGCCGTCCGGCACGCTCTCCCCGCTGCTGGCCATGCTGCAGGCCAAGCGAGTCCTGGCCGCTGATCTCCCCCTGTCCGTCAAGCCGGACAGCAAGAACAAGCGCTACCGGATCGCCGACCCGTATCTGCGGTTCTGGCTGGCCTTTCTGGCGCGCGCGATCCCACTCATCGAGCGTGGCCGCGGTGACTTGGCGCTGGAACGCATCGAGCGGTCATGGACCACTTGGCGCGGGCGAGCGGTCGAGCCACTGATCCGCGAGTCCTTGCTGCGTCTGATGCCCAATGACGAGTGGCCCGAGACCGAGGCCATCGGCGGTTGGTGGAACCGTCAAAACAACCCCGAGATCGATCTCATCGGTGCAGACCGCGAACCGGTGGCCCGGCAGGTGCACTTCGTCGGATCGGTCAAGTGGCTGGAGACCCAGCCCTTCGGCCGTCATGAGTACGACGCCTTGGTACGCGACATGCTCGCTGTCCCCGGTACCGCGCCGGACACTCCGCTGGTCGCGGTCTCCCGCTGCGGGGTGGTCGATGATCTGCCGCTGACCGCGCACTGGGGACCGGAGGACCTCGTACGGGCGTGGCAGCCCCGATAG
- a CDS encoding bifunctional GNAT family N-acetyltransferase/acetate--CoA ligase family protein — MQTSSDRHEYPAHWEADVVLRDGGTARIRPITVDDATRLVSFYEQVSDESKYYRFFAPYPRLSAKDVHRFTHHDFVDRVGLAATVGGEFIATVRYDRINAEGLPASSPADEAEVAFLVQDAHQGRGVASALLEHIAAVARERGIRRFAAEVLPANSKMIKVFTDAGYTQKRSFEDGVVRLEFDLEPTDRSLAVQRAREQRAEARSVQRLLAPGSVAVIGAGRTPGGVGRSVLTNLRDAGFTGRLYAVNKALQEEELDGVPAYRSVREIDEPVDLAVVAVPAPYVPEVVMECGEHGVQGLVVVSAGYAESGPEGRERQRELVRQARTYGMRIIGPNAFGVINTSPDVRLNASLAPEMPRPGRIGLFAQSGAIGIALLSRLHRRGGGVTGVTGVSTFVSSGNRADVSGNDVLQYWYDDPDTDVALMYLESIGNPRKFTRLARRTAAVKPLVVVQGARHGGAAPQGHAVRATRLPHATVSALLRQAGVIRVDTITELVDAGLLLARQPLPPGPRVAILGNSESLGLLTYDACLAEGLRPLPPLDLTMAASAEDFHRALSDALADDGCDAVVVTAIPAVGETPAADAALAEALRSSAAAAPSKPVLVVHVELGGLAEALSAAASTAPQAGDTAPGAAGGAHPPPLSASLERGDPHRPAGRLPTAGPADAPAVAPPEGARLIPAYPAAERAVRALAEAVRYAQWRRDAVEPGKVPEYEDIDEKGAAEQIDELLARGEGLTLGPEETCVLLGRYGIDVRRALPAPTPDAAVAAARTIGYPVALKTTAPHLRHRADLGGVRLDLADEEQLRRAYTELTELFGKPEELRPVVQGMAPRGVDTVVRTVIDPAAGAVLSFGLAGAASDLLGDTAHRLIPVTDRDAASLVRSIRTAPLLFGWRGSAPVDTAALEELMLRVSRLVDDHPEVVAVSLEPVVVAPRGLSVLGATLRLARAPVRDDLGPRTLPVV; from the coding sequence ATGCAGACCTCGTCGGACCGGCACGAGTACCCCGCCCACTGGGAAGCCGACGTGGTGCTGCGCGACGGCGGCACCGCGCGCATCAGGCCCATCACCGTTGATGACGCCACACGCCTGGTCAGCTTCTACGAGCAGGTCTCGGACGAGTCGAAGTACTACCGCTTCTTCGCGCCCTACCCGCGTCTGTCCGCCAAGGATGTCCACCGCTTCACGCACCACGACTTTGTGGACAGGGTGGGGCTCGCGGCCACGGTGGGCGGCGAGTTCATCGCCACCGTACGCTATGACCGTATTAATGCCGAGGGCCTGCCCGCCTCCTCCCCGGCCGACGAGGCCGAGGTCGCCTTCCTCGTGCAGGACGCCCACCAGGGCCGCGGCGTCGCATCGGCCCTCCTCGAACACATCGCGGCCGTGGCCCGTGAGCGCGGTATCCGTCGCTTCGCCGCCGAGGTGCTGCCCGCCAACTCCAAGATGATCAAGGTGTTCACGGACGCCGGCTACACCCAGAAACGCAGCTTCGAGGACGGCGTCGTACGCCTGGAGTTCGACCTGGAGCCCACGGACCGGTCGCTCGCCGTGCAGCGCGCGCGGGAGCAGCGCGCCGAGGCCCGCTCCGTGCAGCGGCTACTCGCGCCCGGCTCGGTCGCCGTCATCGGCGCGGGCCGCACACCTGGCGGCGTCGGCCGCAGCGTCCTCACCAACCTCCGGGACGCCGGATTCACCGGACGCCTGTACGCGGTGAACAAGGCGCTCCAGGAGGAGGAGCTCGACGGAGTCCCCGCGTACCGCTCCGTCCGCGAGATCGACGAACCCGTCGATCTCGCCGTCGTCGCCGTGCCCGCGCCGTATGTCCCCGAGGTCGTCATGGAGTGCGGCGAACACGGGGTGCAGGGGCTCGTGGTCGTGTCCGCGGGGTACGCCGAGAGCGGCCCCGAGGGGCGTGAGCGCCAGCGCGAACTCGTGCGCCAGGCGCGTACGTACGGGATGCGCATCATCGGGCCGAACGCCTTCGGGGTCATCAACACGTCCCCCGATGTGCGGCTCAACGCCTCGCTCGCCCCCGAGATGCCCCGCCCCGGACGGATAGGCCTCTTCGCGCAGTCCGGCGCCATCGGCATCGCGCTGCTGTCCCGGCTGCACCGGCGCGGCGGCGGTGTCACGGGCGTGACTGGCGTGTCGACCTTCGTCTCCTCCGGGAACCGGGCGGACGTGTCCGGCAACGATGTACTCCAGTACTGGTACGACGACCCGGACACCGATGTCGCGCTGATGTACCTCGAATCCATCGGCAACCCGCGCAAGTTCACGCGCCTCGCACGGCGGACGGCCGCGGTGAAGCCGCTGGTCGTGGTCCAAGGGGCGCGGCATGGCGGGGCGGCTCCCCAAGGACATGCCGTACGGGCCACGCGGTTGCCGCACGCCACGGTGTCGGCGTTGCTGCGGCAGGCCGGGGTGATCCGGGTGGACACGATCACGGAGCTCGTCGACGCGGGGCTTCTGCTGGCACGCCAGCCGCTTCCTCCTGGGCCCCGGGTGGCGATCCTCGGGAACTCCGAGTCGCTCGGTCTTCTTACGTACGACGCGTGCCTCGCCGAAGGGCTTCGGCCGTTGCCGCCTCTGGACCTGACGATGGCGGCTTCGGCGGAGGACTTTCACCGGGCGCTGTCGGACGCGCTTGCCGACGACGGGTGCGATGCGGTCGTCGTGACCGCCATTCCGGCGGTGGGGGAGACCCCGGCCGCGGACGCCGCCCTTGCCGAGGCGCTCCGTTCCTCGGCCGCGGCGGCTCCTTCGAAGCCGGTACTTGTGGTGCACGTCGAGCTGGGCGGGCTCGCGGAGGCCTTGTCCGCCGCGGCCAGCACCGCACCACAAGCCGGTGACACGGCACCCGGCGCTGCAGGCGGTGCCCACCCTCCCCCCCTCTCGGCTTCGCTCGAGAGGGGGGATCCCCATCGCCCCGCGGGACGACTGCCCACCGCGGGACCGGCGGACGCCCCCGCGGTAGCGCCCCCCGAAGGAGCTCGTCTCATCCCCGCCTACCCCGCTGCCGAGCGCGCCGTCCGGGCTCTTGCCGAAGCCGTCAGGTACGCGCAGTGGCGGCGGGACGCCGTCGAGCCCGGCAAGGTGCCCGAGTACGAGGACATCGACGAGAAAGGGGCCGCCGAGCAGATCGACGAGCTGCTCGCGCGGGGCGAGGGGCTGACGCTCGGCCCGGAGGAGACCTGTGTGCTGCTCGGGCGGTACGGCATCGACGTACGCCGTGCGCTGCCCGCGCCGACGCCGGACGCCGCCGTGGCGGCCGCGCGCACCATCGGTTACCCCGTGGCTCTCAAGACCACCGCCCCGCACCTGAGGCACCGCGCCGACCTGGGCGGCGTACGGCTCGACCTGGCGGACGAGGAGCAACTGCGGCGGGCATACACGGAGTTGACCGAGCTGTTCGGGAAGCCGGAGGAGCTGCGCCCGGTCGTGCAGGGCATGGCGCCACGCGGCGTCGACACGGTCGTACGAACCGTGATCGACCCGGCGGCGGGGGCGGTGCTGTCGTTCGGGCTAGCCGGGGCCGCCTCGGACCTGCTCGGGGACACCGCGCACCGGCTGATTCCGGTCACCGACCGGGACGCGGCGTCGCTGGTGCGGTCGATCCGGACGGCGCCGCTCCTCTTCGGCTGGCGCGGCTCCGCACCGGTGGACACGGCGGCCCTCGAGGAGCTGATGCTGCGCGTGTCCCGGCTGGTCGACGACCACCCGGAGGTCGTCGCCGTCTCCCTGGAGCCCGTGGTCGTCGCCCCGCGCGGCCTGAGTGTGCTCGGCGCCACCTTGCGGCTGGCCCGTGCGCCCGTCCGCGACGACCTCGGCCCGCGGACTCTCCCTGTCGTCTGA
- a CDS encoding HPr family phosphocarrier protein produces MAERRVNVGWAEGLHARPASIFVRAATASGIPVTIARADGTPVNAASMLAVLGLGAQGGEEIVLTSDAEGAEVALDRLAKLVSEGLEELPETV; encoded by the coding sequence ATGGCTGAGCGCCGCGTCAACGTCGGCTGGGCCGAGGGCCTCCACGCCCGCCCCGCTTCCATCTTCGTCCGGGCCGCCACGGCCTCAGGCATCCCCGTGACGATCGCCAGGGCCGACGGCACCCCCGTCAACGCGGCCTCCATGCTCGCGGTCCTCGGCCTGGGCGCCCAGGGCGGTGAGGAGATCGTCCTCACCTCCGACGCCGAGGGTGCGGAAGTCGCCCTTGACCGTCTGGCGAAGCTGGTCTCGGAGGGTCTCGAGGAGCTCCCCGAGACCGTCTGA